The Drosophila gunungcola strain Sukarami unplaced genomic scaffold, Dgunungcola_SK_2 000081F, whole genome shotgun sequence genome includes the window CATAGACGGTATCCGCTGTGCTCTTGGGATCATCAGCCAATGTAGGAGGCTTCACCACTTCTTCAGGTTTTTGCTCCTTTTCCGGCTCATCGGAGTAGCCGGGTGGTGCAGGTCCTCCGAAACCGGGTCCAAATTGCTGATATGGATTCTGTCCGGGCACAGGTCCTCCGAATCCCATGGGTACATTAAATCCGCCCGGGTTGGGTCCTTGGAAAGGTCCTTGGGGATTGGTCAGTGGCAATCCCTGATTAGTGAGGAATTCTGGGAAGGGTCCTCCTTGTGGTGGGAAGTTAGCTCCTGGTGGTGGAAAGCCATTTCCGGGACCTCCTTGTGGGGAATAGGGAGGTCCTTGTGGTGGAAATGGTCCTGTCTGTGTTGAAAATGGAGCTCCTTGTGGTGGGAAACCAGCTCCCTGTGGTGGGAATCCTGGTCCCTGTGAAGGAAATCCTGCTCCCTGTTGTGGGAATCCTGCTCCTTGTGGTAGAAAGCCTGCTCCTTGTGGTGGAAACCCTGCTCCCTGTGGTGGAAAACCTACTCCCTGTGATGAGAAACCTGCTCCCTGTGGTGGGAAACCTGCTCCCTGTGGTGGGAATCCTGCTCCCTGTGGTGAAAAACCGGGTCCCTGAGGAAATCCCCCTCCCTGAGCACCAAAAGGACCTCCAGCATTGGGATGAAGCTGGAAAGCGGCATTCGGAGCTCCCCCCGGGAAGGGCCCTCCATTGGGATAGGCCGAGGGCACCGGACCGATTCCAGGACCCTGCCCCTCGCCAGGACCTCCGCCGAAGCCGAAGAAGGGCGGGTAGATGGGCAGGGGGAAGTTTGGCGGCTGGACGGGCGGTGGTGGAACGTTGCCGCCCGTGGGAATGGCGTACCCCGGCGGCACTGGTAATCCGGTGGAGGGATAGAACCCAGACGGATCCTTCTGGACCTCCGTCGCGTCATCAGATCCAGTGGGTGCATCCTGTTGAGCACTGGGCGGAATGTAGTCCTTATCCAGGTGTCTCACATCACAGCTAATTAAGGGTAAAAGCAGGACCAGAACGGCCCATGGCTGCTGCATCGTCTCGTGGTCCGGATTTCGTTACTCTGGGAGCTTCCACGACGACGGAAACTATGTGGCCACGGGCCTCGAAGTCGGCACTTATAAGACAGCATATTACATAAATCGCGGCACGGCTCATTTCACTTTCCCATTCGACGAACGGAAATTGCTTTGCATCATCATCACAAAGGTTCCATAAATAGTCGCGAATGGTCTGCTGACCAAAGGTGCGAGGGGAAGTGCCAAAATTgaactataaaaattaatttgtcgGTCGgattttacataaataaaccAACGCCGAAATCGAATGCCAAATTTAGCATATGGTAAAGAAAAGAGACGATGAGCAGTGGCTCAAtgaaataaagaaagaaagaaagaaagaaaggaaTAATCAAagataataacatttttaacaactACGAAGCA containing:
- the LOC128264845 gene encoding basic salivary proline-rich protein 2, whose translation is MQQPWAVLVLLLPLISCDVRHLDKDYIPPSAQQDAPTGSDDATEVQKDPSGFYPSTGLPVPPGYAIPTGGNVPPPPVQPPNFPLPIYPPFFGFGGGPGEGQGPGIGPVPSAYPNGGPFPGGAPNAAFQLHPNAGGPFGAQGGGFPQGPGFSPQGAGFPPQGAGFPPQGAGFSSQGVGFPPQGAGFPPQGAGFLPQGAGFPQQGAGFPSQGPGFPPQGAGFPPQGAPFSTQTGPFPPQGPPYSPQGGPGNGFPPPGANFPPQGGPFPEFLTNQGLPLTNPQGPFQGPNPGGFNVPMGFGGPVPGQNPYQQFGPGFGGPAPPGYSDEPEKEQKPEEVVKPPTLADDPKSTADTVYATNGGYVYQRAK